One Silene latifolia isolate original U9 population chromosome 4, ASM4854445v1, whole genome shotgun sequence DNA segment encodes these proteins:
- the LOC141652058 gene encoding H/ACA ribonucleoprotein complex subunit 3-like protein — MYLQFYINDNGDKVYTTKKESPLGLATESAHPARFSPDDKYSRERVLLKKRFRLLPTQQPPKKY; from the exons ATGTATCTCCAGTTTTACATCAACGACAATGGCGACAAAGTTTACACCACCAAG AAGGAAAGTCCTCTTGGTTTAGCCACAGAATCAGCTCATCCAG CTCGCTTTTCACCTGATGACAAGTACTCAAGGGAACGAGTTCTCTTGAAGAAGCGATTTCGACTATTGCCAACCCAACAACCCCCTAAAAAGTACTGA